From Astyanax mexicanus isolate ESR-SI-001 chromosome 16, AstMex3_surface, whole genome shotgun sequence, one genomic window encodes:
- the rpl37a gene encoding 60S ribosomal protein L37a produces the protein MAKRTKKVGIVGKYGTRYGASLRKMVKKIEISQHAKYTCYFCGKTKMKRRAVGIWHCTSCMKTVAGGAWTFNTTSAVTVKSAMKRLKEMKDQ, from the exons ATG GCCAAGCGCACCAAGAAGGTGGGAATTGTGGGAAAATATGGCACCCGTTATGGTGCTTCCCTCAGGAAGATGGTGAAAAAGATTGAAATCAGCCAGCACGCCAAGTATACCTGCTACTTCTGCGGCAAG ACCAAGATGAAGAGACGTGCTGTCGGCATCTGGCACTGCACATCCTGCATGAAGACTGTAGCTGGAGGTGCTTGGACATTCAA CACGACATCTGCCGTCACAGTCAAGTCTGCCATGAAGAGACTGAAGGAGATGAAAGACCAGTAG
- the pfklb gene encoding phosphofructokinase, liver b yields the protein MLVDFEKLRMAGAGKAIAVLTSGGDAQGMNAAVRAVTRMGIYVGAKVYLIYEGYQGLVDGGENIKIANWQSVTNIIQLGGTVIGSARCKAFTTREGRLSAAFHLVQRGITNLCVCGGDGSLTGANIFRSEWAELLAQLVEEGRITDTLAQQYTHLNIVGLVGSIDNDFCGTDMTIGADSALHRIMEVIDAISTTAQSHQRTFVLEVMGRHCGYLAVVSALASGADWVFIPEAPPEEGWEDHMCARLGESRSKGSRLNIVIIAEGAIDKHGQPITSNYVKDLVVQRLGYDTRVTVLGHVQRGGTPSAFDRVLSSKLGVEAVVALLEATPETPACVIGLSGNQAMRLPLMECVNMTKEVQKAMNEKRFDEAIQLRGKSFENNWNTYKLLAHQKPAQSKSEHSMAILNVGAPAAGMNAAVRSAVRVGLAQGLRVYTVNDGFEGLAKDMVTEVHWHDVAGWTGQGGSLLGTKRTLPNSCMEKIVETLRKYNIQSLLAIGGFEAYEGVLQLVEARGRYDELCIVMCVIPATISNNVPGTNFSLGADTAVNAAMESCDKIKQSASGTKRRVFIVETMGGYCGYLATTTGIAVGADAAYIFEEPFNIHDLEMNVEHLTEKMKKDIQRGLVLRNEKCHKHYTTDFIHNLYSAEGKGIFDCRVNILGHLQQGGVPTPFDRNFGTKMGVKAVQWLTEKMRETHRQGRVFANAPETACVIGMNRKVMSFIPVAELKEHTDFEHRMPKEQWWINLRVMLKMLARYQTHFDEYVTGDIEHVTRRTLSIETGF from the exons GAATGAATGCAGCCGTTCGTGCCGTAACACGCATGGGGATTTATGTTGGTGCCAAGGTCTATCTGATCTATGAG GGTTATCAAGGGCTTGTGGATGGAGGTGAGAACATCAAAATCGCCAACTGGCAAAGTGTGACCAACATTATCCAGCTG GGTGGTACGGTGATTGGCAGTGCCCGCTGTAAGGCTTTCACAACACGAGAGGGACGCCTGTCTGCTGCTTTTCACCTGGTCCAGAGGGGCATCactaacctgtgtgtgtgtggtggagatggCAGCCTCACCGGAGCGAACATCTTCCGCAGCGAGTGGGCTGAGCTGCTGGCCCAGCTGGTGGAAGAAG ggaGAATCACTGACACCCTGGCTCAGCAGTACACACACCTGAACATTGTGGGCCTCGTTGGCTCCATTGATAACGATTTCTGTGGCACAGACATGACTATCGGAGCTGACTCCGCCCTTCACCGAATCATGGAGGTCATTGATGCAATCAGCACGACTGCACAGAG TCACCAGAGAACTTTTGTGCTGGAGGTGATGGGACGCCATTGCGG GTACTTGGCTGTGGTTTCTGCTCTGGCATCTGGTGCTGACTGGGTCTTTATACCTGAGGCTCCACCAGAGGAAGGGTGGGAAGACCATATGTGTGCTCGTCTGGGAGAG AGCCGCAGTAAGGGCTCTCGTCTGAATATTGTGATCATTGCAGAAGGAGCCATCGATAAGCACGGCCAGCCCATAACCTCTAACTATGTTAAGGAT CTGGTGGTGCAGAGACTGGGGTATGACACCCGGGTCACTGTGCTTGGACATGTGCAGAGGGGAGGAACACCGTCTGCCTTCGACAGGGTGCTG AGCAGTAAGTTGGGGGTCGAGGCAGTTGTAGCTCTGTTGGAGGCGACTCCAGAAACTCCAGCCTGTGTGATCGGACTGTCTGGAAATCAGGCCATGCGCCTCCCTCTGATGGAGTGTGTAAATATG ACAAAGGAGGTCCAGAAAGCCATGAATGAGAAGCGTTTTGATGAGGCCATTCAGCTGCGTGGAAA GAGCTTTGAGAACAACTGGAACACCTACAAGCTTCTGGCTCATCAGAAACCGGCTCAGTCAAAG AGCGAACACTCCATGGCCATCCTGAACGTGGGCGCTCCTGCAGCTGGGATGAATGCAGCAGTGAGGTCTGCGGTCAGAGTGGGTCTCGCCCAGGGTCTCCGAGTCTACACCGTTAACGATGGCTTTGAAGGCCTGGCCAAAGATATG GTGACTGAGGTGCACTGGCATGATGTAGCAGGCTGGACCGGCCAGGGAGGATCACTGCTAGGGACTAAACG AACACTCCCCAACTCTTGCATGGAGAAAATTGTGGAGACCCTGCGAAAGTACAATATCCAGTCCCTTCTGGCAATCGGTGGATTTGAG GCTTATGAAGGAGTTCTGCAGCTGGTGGAGGCTCGAGGACGTTATGATGAACTCTGCATTGTCATGTGTGTGATTCCTGCCACCATTAGCAACAACGTGCCAGGAACCAACTTCAGCCTGGGAGCAGACACTGCTGTCAATGCTGCTATGGAG AGCTGTGACAAAATCAAGCAATCTGCGTCTGGCACCAAGAGGCGGGTTTTCATCGTGGAGACAATGGGGGGATATTGCGGTTACCTGGCAACTACCACAGGCATTGCTGTTGGGGCAGATGCAGCTTATATCTTTGAGGAACCGTTCAACATCCATGACTTAGAG aTGAACGTGGAGCATTTGACTGAGAAGATGAAGAAGGACATTCAGCGGGGTTTGGTGCTGAG AAATGAGAAGTGCCATAAACACTACACCACAGACTTCATCCACAACCTGTACTCTGCTGAGGGGAAGGGTATCTTTGACTGCAGGGTTAATATACTGGGACACTTGCAGCAG ggtGGGGTCCCGACACCCTTCGACAGGAACTTTGGGACCAAAATGGGTGTGAAGGCTGTTCAGTGGCTCactgagaaaatgagagagactCATAGACAAG GCCGTGTGTTTGCCAATGCCCCGGAGACAGCATGCGTTATCGGCATGAACAGGAAAGTGATGTCCTTCATCCCGGTCGCAGAGCTCAAGGAGCACACTGACTTTGA GCACAGGATGCCGAAGGAGCAGTGGTGGATAAACCTGCGGGTCATGCTGAAAATGCTGGCCAGGTACCAGACCCACTTTGATGAGTATGTGACCGGGGATATTGAGCACGTGACCCGGCGGACCCTCAGCATTGAGACGGGATTCTGA